A region of Terriglobales bacterium DNA encodes the following proteins:
- a CDS encoding prepilin-type N-terminal cleavage/methylation domain-containing protein, with product MRKRQSGFSLIELLVVIAIIMVVAAMATPSIMNAMDGIRLRSSASEVAGIMQRCRQRAVRDNRYYTVKPATVTGARAAYVDLNYNDVFDAGAPAPEPMIQLSQSVTVVTAGAPNTANLIGQCCTTFAPQNANILPSFNARGLPCVSPGGNPPPANSVCNIRDAGGNTVGFVYYMNQTRAFGALGWAAVSVTPAGRIRVWTYDGATWQ from the coding sequence ATGAGGAAAAGGCAGAGCGGATTCTCTCTGATCGAGTTGCTGGTGGTGATTGCCATCATCATGGTGGTCGCGGCCATGGCCACGCCCAGCATCATGAACGCCATGGACGGTATCCGTCTGCGGTCGTCGGCATCGGAGGTGGCGGGGATCATGCAGCGGTGCCGGCAGCGGGCGGTGCGCGACAACCGCTACTACACCGTCAAGCCGGCCACGGTTACCGGGGCGCGAGCCGCCTACGTGGATCTGAACTACAACGATGTCTTCGACGCCGGCGCCCCCGCCCCCGAGCCCATGATCCAACTCTCGCAGAGCGTAACTGTGGTCACCGCGGGTGCGCCCAACACCGCCAACCTGATCGGCCAGTGCTGCACCACCTTCGCGCCCCAGAACGCCAACATCCTGCCCTCGTTCAACGCCCGCGGGTTGCCCTGCGTGAGCCCCGGAGGGAATCCCCCGCCGGCGAACTCGGTGTGCAACATCCGCGACGCCGGCGGCAACACCGTCGGCTTTGTTTATTACATGAACCAGACCCGGGCCTTCGGTGCCCTGGGCTGGGCGGCGGTTTCGGTGACCCCGGCGGGACGCATCCGGGTGTGGACCTATGACGGCGCTACCTGGCAGTAG
- a CDS encoding prepilin-type N-terminal cleavage/methylation domain-containing protein: MSFTRAAGAAKSRSRQSGMSMIELLIAMLVLVVGMMGSMILVRTAITGNNRNKLDTASTALAQMVMEEIIARPAKVNTAFVTTDCAGNLLTINPTGAASPGAGATVAQATGTIDYNQNLAAVPAGYSMTYITCGDAAANSANARVTYEIRWNVQTMSANTKLVTVSARKQITTAAGSLPYFSVPVTLRGVAGN; this comes from the coding sequence ATGAGCTTCACCCGAGCCGCGGGAGCAGCGAAGAGCCGCAGCCGCCAGTCCGGCATGAGCATGATCGAACTGCTCATCGCCATGCTGGTGCTGGTGGTGGGGATGATGGGCAGCATGATCCTGGTGCGCACCGCCATCACAGGTAACAACCGCAACAAGCTGGACACCGCCTCCACGGCCCTGGCGCAGATGGTGATGGAGGAAATCATCGCGCGGCCGGCCAAAGTGAACACCGCCTTTGTCACCACCGACTGCGCCGGAAACCTGCTCACCATCAATCCCACCGGCGCGGCGTCGCCGGGCGCGGGGGCCACGGTAGCTCAGGCCACGGGAACCATTGACTACAATCAGAACCTCGCCGCCGTGCCCGCCGGCTACTCCATGACCTACATCACCTGCGGCGACGCCGCCGCGAATTCCGCCAACGCGCGCGTCACCTACGAGATCCGCTGGAACGTCCAGACCATGAGCGCCAACACCAAGCTGGTGACGGTCTCGGCGCGCAAGCAAATCACCACCGCCGCCGGCTCGCTGCCCTACTTCTCGGTGCCGGTCACGCTGCGTGGGGTTGCAGGAAACTAG
- a CDS encoding radical SAM protein → MRKPIKYVEKGLVLAATGAWHVFDRLNRVRPNPTFTPAWSEKPLLKSYQKTKPPLGWPRTTDSLCPRCVPEIRQQILDGKLPHEVLLNQKVGEIKAQVIERDGKILMVKDCPKHGHFEDVMSIDPPMFKHLEDSFPGRDIRAHGDEKLHNHGTSTIKHGRGAVLTVDLTNRCNMMCDPCFMDANQVGFVHELTWDDIKTLLDNAITIKPKRQMSVQFSGGEPTMSPYFLDAVRYAREVGYNSVQAATNGIEFAKSEEFCRKSAEAGLRYAYLQFDGIGNAANAHRKVGNLFDVKLKAIENLFKAGVDVVPVTTIINGINNEQVGRIIKFALDNPRIISFCSFQPVSFTGRDEAVSDERRTAQRYTLSHLAHDVKSQTGLGEPIRDWFPLSFMTTFSDWADLVHGPEASWGQMSCGCHPNCGVGMGIMVDKETKEAAPITAFLNADQLAKDVAKVTDAGRGKFLSVLGMALAVARNYDPFQTTTHFTIFSLLKKLDKGFGVSKKAQTGGYGKVGADRTLEDIEKRRQDRWNILFVAGMWFQDLFNYDFRRTEQCIIPYATQEGEISFCAYNTGVGWRNIIEKMHMTATLTKWYDEHGRHEIFAGGKNVSLQETKNDVFQLNTQLITNEEQHDLDDLGIAKTARDEKLRARDQRAKQEAENARMAKLYREHILGEQPASGDFVSVNVLAAQPAPAAPQPVKEEVLGD, encoded by the coding sequence GGAGAAGCCTCTGCTGAAGTCGTATCAGAAGACCAAGCCCCCGCTGGGCTGGCCGCGCACCACCGATTCGCTCTGCCCCCGCTGCGTGCCGGAGATTCGCCAGCAGATCCTGGACGGCAAGCTGCCCCACGAGGTCCTGCTCAACCAGAAGGTGGGCGAGATCAAGGCGCAGGTCATCGAGCGCGACGGCAAGATCCTGATGGTGAAGGATTGCCCCAAGCACGGCCACTTCGAGGACGTGATGTCCATCGATCCGCCGATGTTCAAGCACCTGGAGGACTCCTTCCCCGGTCGCGACATCCGCGCGCACGGCGACGAGAAGCTGCACAACCACGGGACCAGCACCATCAAGCACGGCCGGGGAGCGGTGCTCACCGTGGACCTCACCAACCGCTGCAATATGATGTGCGATCCCTGCTTCATGGACGCCAACCAGGTGGGCTTCGTGCATGAGCTGACCTGGGACGACATCAAGACCCTGCTGGATAACGCCATCACCATCAAGCCCAAGCGCCAGATGTCGGTGCAGTTCTCGGGCGGCGAACCCACCATGTCGCCCTACTTCCTGGACGCGGTGCGCTACGCCCGCGAGGTGGGCTACAACAGCGTGCAGGCGGCCACCAACGGCATCGAGTTCGCCAAGAGCGAGGAGTTCTGCCGCAAGTCTGCCGAAGCCGGACTGCGCTACGCCTACCTGCAGTTCGACGGCATCGGCAACGCCGCCAACGCCCACCGCAAGGTCGGCAACCTCTTCGACGTCAAACTCAAGGCCATCGAGAACCTGTTCAAGGCTGGCGTGGACGTCGTGCCGGTGACCACCATCATCAACGGCATCAACAACGAGCAGGTGGGACGCATCATCAAGTTCGCGCTCGATAATCCGCGCATCATCTCTTTCTGCTCCTTCCAGCCGGTGTCGTTCACCGGGCGCGACGAGGCAGTGAGCGACGAGCGCCGCACCGCCCAGCGCTACACCCTCTCCCACCTGGCCCACGACGTGAAGAGCCAGACCGGCTTGGGCGAGCCCATTCGCGACTGGTTCCCGCTGTCGTTCATGACCACCTTCTCCGACTGGGCCGATTTGGTACATGGCCCGGAAGCTTCCTGGGGCCAGATGAGCTGCGGCTGCCACCCCAACTGCGGTGTCGGCATGGGCATCATGGTGGACAAGGAAACCAAGGAAGCGGCGCCGATCACCGCCTTCCTCAACGCCGACCAGCTGGCCAAGGACGTGGCCAAGGTCACCGACGCCGGCCGCGGAAAGTTCCTCTCCGTCCTGGGCATGGCCCTGGCTGTGGCCCGCAACTACGACCCCTTCCAGACCACCACCCACTTCACCATCTTCTCGCTGCTGAAGAAGCTCGATAAGGGTTTCGGCGTCAGCAAGAAGGCGCAGACCGGCGGCTATGGCAAGGTGGGCGCCGACCGCACCTTGGAGGACATCGAGAAGCGCCGCCAGGACCGCTGGAACATCCTGTTCGTCGCCGGCATGTGGTTCCAGGACCTGTTCAACTACGATTTCCGGCGCACCGAACAGTGCATCATCCCCTACGCCACCCAGGAGGGCGAGATCAGCTTCTGCGCCTACAACACCGGCGTGGGCTGGCGCAACATCATCGAGAAGATGCACATGACCGCCACCCTCACCAAGTGGTACGACGAGCACGGACGGCATGAGATCTTCGCCGGCGGGAAGAACGTCAGCCTGCAAGAGACCAAGAACGACGTCTTCCAGCTCAACACCCAGCTCATCACCAACGAGGAGCAGCACGACCTGGACGATCTGGGCATCGCCAAGACCGCGCGCGATGAGAAGCTCCGCGCCCGCGATCAGCGCGCGAAGCAGGAGGCCGAAAACGCCCGCATGGCCAAGCTCTACCGTGAGCACATCCTCGGCGAGCAGCCGGCGAGCGGCGATTTCGTCTCCGTGAATGTGCTGGCCGCCCAACCCGCCCCCGCGGCGCCCCAGCCGGTGAAGGAAGAAGTTCTGGGCGACTGA
- a CDS encoding nuclear transport factor 2 family protein, which translates to MFKCRKARAGALLASILAVSLAACTVGAQKQSTAWSDATGAEQFERLLWQEIKAKNWTEVERRLSPTFVEATSAGVRDRAQTLERLKALGLADYSLGELEVRPSGGDMIVAYTIILRAASGGETTLRMMTVWQQVKGGWIAVAHSETAATSP; encoded by the coding sequence GTGTTCAAGTGTCGCAAAGCGCGTGCCGGAGCTCTGCTCGCCTCCATCCTCGCCGTCAGCTTGGCCGCCTGCACCGTGGGGGCGCAGAAGCAGTCCACCGCCTGGTCGGACGCCACCGGGGCGGAGCAGTTCGAGCGCCTGCTCTGGCAGGAGATCAAAGCCAAGAACTGGACCGAGGTCGAGAGGCGCCTGTCGCCTACGTTCGTGGAAGCCACGTCCGCCGGAGTCCGCGACCGCGCCCAGACCCTGGAGCGGCTGAAGGCGCTCGGCCTCGCCGACTACTCCCTGGGCGAGTTGGAGGTCCGCCCCAGCGGCGGCGACATGATCGTGGCCTACACCATCATCCTGCGCGCCGCCTCCGGCGGCGAAACCACCCTGCGCATGATGACCGTGTGGCAGCAAGTCAAGGGCGGCTGGATCGCGGTCGCGCACTCGGAGACCGCCGCCACCTCTCCCTGA